One Sulfurimonas sp. C5 genomic region harbors:
- a CDS encoding YbhB/YbcL family Raf kinase inhibitor-like protein: protein MKKIVLILLASVSFIFADGFTLKSDDFSGQLTDAQVFNGFGCMGKNISPSLSWENAPAGTKSFAITMYDKDAPTGSGWWHWIVVDIPKDVTSLKQNSGNISLDLMPKGAIQTRTDYGQGGFGGACPPVGHGPHQYVITVHALNIEKLGVDEEALPGLVGFMINAHTIGKASVIAYYGR, encoded by the coding sequence ATGAAAAAGATAGTTCTTATACTTTTAGCAAGTGTTTCATTTATATTTGCAGATGGGTTTACACTAAAAAGTGATGATTTCAGCGGACAGTTGACAGATGCACAGGTTTTTAATGGTTTTGGATGTATGGGTAAAAATATCTCCCCTTCTCTTAGCTGGGAAAATGCTCCTGCAGGGACAAAAAGTTTTGCAATCACTATGTATGACAAAGATGCGCCGACAGGCAGTGGATGGTGGCACTGGATTGTAGTTGACATTCCAAAAGATGTAACGAGTTTAAAACAAAACAGCGGCAATATAAGTTTAGATCTTATGCCAAAAGGTGCTATTCAAACACGAACAGATTACGGGCAAGGTGGCTTTGGCGGTGCATGTCCACCTGTAGGTCATGGTCCGCATCAATATGTAATTACGGTACATGCATTAAATATTGAGAAGCTGGGAGTAGATGAAGAGGCATTACCGGGACTTGTCGGTTTTATGATTAATGCACATACGATAGGCAAAGCTTCTGTAATTGCATACTACGGAAGATAG
- a CDS encoding DNA alkylation repair protein — translation MVLYNLLSLFSKGFTLSVFETILKELYNYADENVANQTKKFFKTGIGEYSEGDIFLGVKVPVLRKLSKKYKQLSLDETILLLKSEYHESRLLALFILIFHFENASKQKQTIYELYLSHTQYINNWDLVDSSAHKIVGSYLLDKNRDILYRLVQSDSLWERRIAVVATLWFIKHLQLNDTIKLAEMLLKDKEDLIHKAVGWVLREVGKQDKQLLINFLEKHSKVMPRVMLRYSLEKFSKEERKKYM, via the coding sequence ATGGTATTATATAATCTTCTTTCATTATTTTCCAAAGGATTTACACTGAGTGTTTTTGAGACTATTTTAAAAGAACTATACAATTACGCCGATGAAAATGTTGCCAATCAGACAAAAAAATTTTTTAAAACAGGTATCGGCGAATACTCTGAAGGGGATATATTTTTAGGGGTTAAAGTTCCCGTACTCAGAAAACTCTCTAAAAAATATAAACAACTTTCTCTTGATGAAACTATACTACTTTTAAAAAGCGAATATCACGAGAGCAGACTTCTTGCTCTTTTTATACTCATTTTTCATTTTGAAAATGCTTCCAAGCAAAAACAAACCATCTATGAACTCTATCTAAGCCATACGCAGTACATTAATAACTGGGATCTTGTGGATAGTTCTGCACATAAAATAGTCGGGAGCTATCTGTTGGATAAAAATCGGGATATCTTGTATCGACTTGTACAATCAGATTCTTTGTGGGAAAGACGCATTGCTGTTGTAGCAACTTTATGGTTCATCAAACATCTGCAACTCAATGACACTATTAAACTTGCGGAGATGTTGCTAAAGGATAAAGAGGATCTTATTCACAAAGCAGTAGGCTGGGTATTGCGGGAAGTTGGAAAACAGGATAAACAACTCCTGATCAACTTCCTAGAAAAGCACTCTAAAGTTATGCCCAGAGTTATGCTTCGCTACTCTTTGGAAAAATTCTCCAAAGAAGAAAGAAAAAAATATATGTAA
- a CDS encoding TIGR01458 family HAD-type hydrolase produces the protein MFTHNIKAVLCDIGGVLYVGDTPIEGAIDAIKRIKERYPIRFLTNTTQKTGVEVVKKLQELGFEIQQEEVITALDMTKMFLENQKSTAEFLLTDNAVMFFESLKKYPKNYVVVGDAQHNFSYENLNQAFRTLLKGAKLIAVANNRYFQDHDNELSMDAGCFVSALEYASGQRAEVLGKPSKEFYELACQSLGLSSNECVMIGDDIEGDVHGAQKAGLQAVLVKTGKFNEADLQKGIIPDQVLESIAKL, from the coding sequence ATGTTTACCCATAATATAAAAGCAGTTCTATGTGACATTGGCGGTGTATTGTATGTAGGCGATACACCGATAGAGGGTGCCATAGATGCTATAAAGAGAATAAAAGAACGCTATCCGATTCGTTTTCTAACAAATACGACACAAAAAACAGGTGTAGAGGTAGTGAAAAAACTTCAGGAACTCGGATTTGAGATTCAACAAGAAGAAGTAATAACGGCACTTGATATGACAAAGATGTTTTTGGAAAATCAAAAAAGTACAGCTGAGTTTCTTTTGACAGACAATGCTGTTATGTTTTTTGAATCTTTAAAGAAGTATCCGAAAAATTATGTTGTTGTCGGTGATGCCCAGCACAATTTCAGCTATGAAAATTTAAATCAGGCTTTTCGTACTTTACTAAAAGGAGCAAAACTTATAGCAGTTGCGAACAATCGTTACTTTCAGGATCATGACAATGAACTGAGTATGGATGCGGGTTGTTTTGTAAGTGCTTTGGAATATGCTTCCGGACAAAGGGCAGAAGTGTTAGGTAAACCATCCAAAGAGTTTTATGAACTTGCCTGTCAATCTTTAGGTTTAAGCTCGAATGAATGTGTGATGATCGGTGATGATATAGAAGGGGATGTGCATGGTGCACAAAAAGCAGGGTTGCAGGCAGTGCTAGTCAAAACGGGTAAGTTTAATGAAGCTGATTTGCAAAAAGGTATAATTCCCGATCAAGTTTTAGAATCTATCGCAAAGTTATAA
- a CDS encoding HAMP domain-containing sensor histidine kinase, producing MKKVEFKALSRSFFIFFFSLATLIGALFFFEYKKDVATLDETIFSEMKICSFNLQCPKFQFDFAPLKEEQLYKLHKEKDTLSGYFLIPSSTKHSLKIYLKKSEYEQELQNLEIQLLIQFIPVLIIVILLSFLFAFYTLAPLRDALKLTEEFVKDILHDFNTPLSTLRLNSSMLKSEFGESTKISRIENAVQTILNLQENLRAYLKSHTNQQESFDLKDIIEERVAMISNNFSSINFQTSLSSLQLHTHRDSFIRVIDNLLSNAAKYNKENGEVLITLEHSILSIKDTGQGIKEPNKIFDRFYKEHERGIGIGLHIVKKICDELNIQLSVESKLNEGSTFQLNLQHLLV from the coding sequence TTGAAAAAAGTTGAGTTCAAAGCACTTAGCCGAAGTTTTTTTATCTTCTTTTTTTCACTTGCCACCCTCATTGGAGCACTATTTTTCTTTGAGTACAAAAAAGATGTTGCAACTCTCGATGAAACCATATTTTCAGAGATGAAAATATGCAGTTTCAATCTTCAGTGTCCTAAATTTCAATTTGATTTTGCCCCGCTTAAAGAGGAACAACTCTATAAACTCCATAAAGAAAAAGACACTTTAAGTGGCTACTTTTTGATTCCGAGTTCTACAAAACACTCTTTAAAAATCTATTTGAAAAAAAGTGAATATGAACAAGAGTTGCAAAATTTAGAAATACAATTACTTATACAATTTATTCCCGTGCTCATTATAGTTATACTTCTGTCATTCCTCTTTGCATTTTACACTTTAGCACCGTTAAGAGATGCTTTGAAACTCACAGAAGAGTTCGTAAAAGACATATTACACGACTTTAATACACCTCTGTCAACTCTCAGACTGAACAGTTCAATGTTAAAAAGTGAATTTGGGGAAAGCACAAAAATCTCACGCATAGAAAATGCCGTACAAACTATTTTAAACTTGCAGGAAAATCTGCGGGCTTATCTCAAAAGCCATACAAACCAACAAGAGAGTTTTGATCTTAAAGATATTATTGAAGAGAGAGTTGCGATGATATCAAACAATTTTTCTTCGATCAACTTCCAGACATCTCTAAGTTCGCTGCAACTCCATACTCATAGAGACTCTTTTATCCGTGTTATCGACAATCTACTCTCCAATGCCGCCAAGTACAATAAAGAAAACGGTGAGGTTTTGATCACACTTGAGCACTCAATTTTAAGTATAAAAGATACTGGTCAAGGGATCAAAGAACCAAATAAAATATTTGATCGCTTTTATAAAGAGCATGAACGGGGAATCGGTATTGGTTTGCATATAGTTAAAAAAATTTGTGATGAACTTAACATTCAACTCTCTGTTGAGAGCAAACTCAATGAAGGTTCAACTTTTCAACTTAATTTGCAACATCTTCTGGTTTAA
- a CDS encoding YqiA/YcfP family alpha/beta fold hydrolase, with the protein MILYIHGFGSSGQGGKSKLFREYFQNKNIKFLAPSLSIIPDLAISTLEEIVHVCEDEEIVLMGSSLGGYYAIYLSEKYNLKAVLINPSIKPYETLKKVIGSNKSYYDGNFSFNWGEAQVNSLKKFSVDKVKKENYLLLARKGDEVLDYREAEKKLEGARMIIEEGGDHGFLDIDRYFKEISEFINTP; encoded by the coding sequence ATGATTTTATATATTCACGGTTTTGGAAGCAGCGGACAAGGGGGAAAGTCAAAACTCTTTAGAGAGTATTTTCAAAATAAAAACATCAAGTTTTTAGCCCCTTCGCTTTCAATTATTCCTGATCTTGCAATAAGTACGTTAGAAGAGATTGTACATGTATGTGAGGATGAAGAGATCGTTTTGATGGGTTCTTCTTTGGGCGGGTATTATGCTATATATTTGAGTGAAAAGTATAATCTTAAAGCCGTGCTTATTAATCCTTCGATCAAGCCGTATGAAACGTTAAAAAAAGTAATTGGAAGCAACAAAAGCTACTATGACGGTAATTTTTCATTTAACTGGGGAGAAGCTCAGGTTAATAGTTTGAAAAAGTTTAGTGTTGATAAAGTAAAAAAAGAGAACTATCTGCTCTTAGCAAGAAAGGGTGATGAAGTTCTTGATTATCGTGAAGCGGAGAAAAAATTAGAAGGTGCACGGATGATCATAGAAGAGGGCGGCGATCACGGATTTTTAGACATAGATAGATATTTTAAAGAAATTTCGGAGTTCATAAACACTCCATAA